ATTTATGGTATGTCGACGGGATCTAGTATATATGCTAGAGCACCTGTACCACCACCGAGTAGTCAAAGCTCGCATCAATCTGGACAGAGCGGTCAATCCTCTACGCAAGGTcatcaacagcagcaacaacaacagcagcagcagcaacaacaacaacaacaacaacaacaacaacaacaacaatctcagcaacagcaacagcaacaacatccAAATGGCACACTCTCAACCAATTCTGATAACGCAGCAAATTCGAGGAGACCCGAAAGCATGTACGGTCATGTATCAAGACGTAGCGATGATTCTGCTTATGGTAGCTATCAAGGTTCGACCAGAGGAAATTATGGTAAAGTTCCTGGTCCATCCGGACCACCTAATGGACCACCTGGACCACCTCAATATCGTGATCAAGGAAGACCCAGTCCAGCAGGGCCTCTTCAACAAAACCAGAATCAACAAAGTAACTTCCAAAGGAATTCACCGAATCCTCTTTATTGATCTTCCATGACCGCTAGCATTTCTGTACCGGATAAAGCCTATTGGAATCTACGAGCTGAACGTGCCATTTTATAAAACGCGCTCGTAATCCTACAAATACGAGATATTGGGCTCCAGTACGGTTTATGCGAAAAACATTAccgataatcgatttttcaatcaaatttttcaagactttctatttttgtttttctgtttttttttcgtataatcaAGTTCTGTACAATAGTTCTATCCTTTCGACAAAATATTATCATCACGATGTTActgatatttgttttatataataatgatcttACGTCGAGATCTTGAATTAAACATTCAAGAAACATACGGATTTTGCAATTCGAATTCAATTTTTGCAAATCAAATTCACCCGTTTGCAAATCAAGTGTttgtaatgaatattttttttcatgtttactaagctttaataataacaagtataatcaatttataatattgcaACGCATTGTCAAAATCTAACAGTATTGTTATCAAtcatagataaaattattaataatcgtaagaaaaacaaactaGTACGATGACATCGAATGAATTTGTTTAGCAAAAGGGTGAATTTGAAGTGCAATACCTGTTATTTAGTCCAATATAGgtaaaaatatctatcgaatacgtaatatgtatattttcccGATAAAATACAACTTCGttaatatcgtaattatttaaaaatggaaCGATAGAAGAATATCGTGTACAACGAAGTTTCACACGctaagaatgaaatatttaaaatgttcaTGGAAATAAGAACTCTTTTAGAAATAACACATGCAGATAGACGTTGTTACATTATCGTATTTATCATAGATATTTAACGATATGAAATCTCgagaaacgtttgaaaaataaaaataattacgatcgatcgcgTCAAAcgatttctatcgatttatatagaataagtAACGTTTAcgtgtaaatattattaaattaagcgaacttaaaatattaaaattaagcACGACTTTGATCAATCATAATTTCTCGACAATGAATCTCGTCATAAGACTGATTTTTCAGACATTTCTTACGCAtctcgtgaaagaaagaaagaagaatctttGCAAGTAAATACTATATATGAAGAACTTGaatggaatataaaagaacaaaaaaaaaacaaatatatacgtgtgtgtgtatatatatatatatacatcatatatacatatatacatatacatacatatatatatatatgtatgcatcgTAAGAATAAATACATTGACATCGTcataaattcttattaataaataataagtagcCAACTTTTTACACTTACCAccgataaacaaataatacataagTTGCGTCTTTTAGTTACGATTATAAGAAGCTTTAGAAAGCTATTACGATACTTGTACATATACgtcatttgtatttattattttgtatgtactaagtatatatataaaacacatatacatatatatacatacatatatatatatatatacgcattatatgtatatatctatatgtatatacatatatatacttttccaacattgttatataattatgtgtaTCTACGcataatatatcaaaagatGACAATAAATGTGCTGCGAAAGCGAAATTATGATAGTTGTTTGTTAATTTTCCGAATAAATCTCTatgtaaaaagattttaatcaacttacatttttttcgatGATAGGTTAGCAATTCATTTTTGtaacgaagaaatttattccaaGGATTGAAGATATGTATCTTCGAAATCGTTGAGTTGTAGAATAcacaaatattaaaacgtttgattaatgaaaagaaaaaaaaagcgaaacaaaagaaagacacAACTTATAAATGTATCACTGCACCGTGAATTTGAAAGTATAGTTCGCGCGCGTTCGTCAATTTAACGTTATGCAAACTTCACGGTCGTAACACACGTGCATACAGCACCGCCTAGAATCGAGCGACCAATGAGCGTGCTGATTTTAGCCCGCCGAACGAGAAGTATTACGCTTTCAACCAATCATCTTCGAGCTCGACATCGCTTTCACCACAGTCGCAAATTTagcatattaaaaatatcaccgacattttctttcttacgttcttctctctatcatataattacgatattaaaatgataatcgtaaattcgaataattcgTATGTAGTTATgaaacaaaggaaagaaaaaaagaattcaacaGGAGAAACGTCCAATCAACGTCCGTTTATAAAAGAATCTCAAATCCGATTTTCATTCAGACAAGTAATTCTTAGAACTTTTGGAAATCAGCTGATGACGTAATACTCAACGAATGACGGTGGCACGAAAAGACAAAACTTATATATCCATGTATAAGTGCTACGCTATGCGCGcgcctgtgtgtgtgtgtgtgttggtGGGCGCGAGACAAAGTATGGCGTAGGATTTGTGGCCTCGTTCATCGAAGTGCTTCGAGAGTCTGGCATTGTACGTACGTTCTTACGATCGTATAGAactttctttagaaaatacGAATAAGTGTGTTCACCTCGTGACGTTCTCTAAATCGACGTTAACCGTTCAATTCGATAAACGAGCGCGTCTCGAATTTTACATCTCTCTTtaggaacgataaaaaagacgaCGTCGTGTCGGATCGTATAGCAGGATGAGCGTCGATGCTTATGGGCCAAGTAGCCAAACCCTAACGTTCCTTGATACCGAAGAAGCTGATTTAATCGGTGCCGATACTCAAGGAAGTGAATTTGATTTCACAGACTTTACTTTACCATCGCCAAGCCAGACACAGGCTTCGCAACACGATGCGGCTCAAAGTCAACCGAGTCAGCCTATACAGGTTGGTTTTTTACTATATTACACTTATCCGTACGTTTACCTTACGATTCCTTTCTAATgcatttttcaaatcattaCTCTAAATGTTCTTTCCGAAGACAACCATGCGGTGAAGACATAACCTCATTCTTGATTTACGAATAAAACTGTATGTGCCATGGAACGAACGTGACGATATGGTACTCGTGCGATTCTGTTTTCCAAACGATCATTCATCCAGTATtgtttcattatcattatttccttaaggatatatctttttctttttgatggtcctctctttctctctctctattttttttatttattttttttttcattttgctcCCGGCGATATGACCTTGAACGTTATGAACCTTTcgtttatgtttttctttactacgattaatcattgattaatggttacaaaagaaatgattttttttatgtcaatGTAATCTTATGAGATTGAATCTTCGGAATGtacataaaagaattttttcttgcgTGCTAaggatattatattgtttctttttttaatggcaATGTTTATATTTGGATGATACGTAAAATGTATCAGATGCTTATTTAATTGACGACATTacgtttaaaaagtaaaaatattcgttatgacaaaacaataaaattatttaaaaagattaatgaaCTTTGTAATGCAATTGTGcgagatttataaaaatatttgttttgatATAGGTTAATGGAACAAGCGGTAGTTCGTCACTGGACTTAAAAATTTCTGGAGCTGCTCAAAGCCTTGCTGAACTACAGtttgaagaggaagaagaagaggcgtATTATAACCGTGATTTACCAGAACATGCGTGCAAATATTGTGGAATTCATGAAGCTTCTTGTGTTGTTATGTGTAACGTATGTCGTAAATGGTTCTGCAATGGACGAGGCAATACATCAGGTTCCCACATTATCAATCACCTTGTTCGAGCAAAGCACAAAGAAGTTACATTGCACAGGTGCTTATAAGTCTATACTATTCGTTATATTTGATctgttcgatcgttcgtttacTCATTTAATTACTGTTAATAGAGATGGACCATTGGGAGAAACTGTATTAGAATGTTATTCCTGTGCAGTTAGAAATGTATTTGTTCTTGGTTTTATACCAGCTAAAGCAGATTCTGTTGTCGTGTTATTGTGCCGACAACCTTGTGCAGCCCAAAGCTCCCTCAAAGATATGAATTGGTACgttaactttattttatctgAAGATAAAGTGcgtataaaatagatattaattaacgcATTTTAATATACAACAATCAGGGATCAAGAACAATGGAAACCTTTGATAGAAGATCGTAGTTTCTTAGCATGGCTTGTAAAGATACCATCAGAACAGGAACAGCTAAGAGCCAGACAAATCTCTGCCCAGCAGATTAACAAATTGGAAGAATTGTGGCGGGACAACGTCGACGCAACTTTCCAAGATCTTGAGAAGCCTGGCGTAGATGAAGAACCACAACAGGTCTTGTTACGTTATGAGGATGGGTATCAATATCAGAATATATTTGGCCCGCTCGTAAAGTTAGAAGCCGATTATGACAAGCGTTTAAAAGAATCGCAAActcaagaaaatatcgaagtaCGGTGGGATGTAGGTTTGAATAAAAAGACAATAGCATATTTTATGTTAGCTAAAACGGATGGTGACATGAAATTAATGCACGGAGATGAATTAAGACTTCGTTATTTGGGAGAACTTCACAAACCATGGTCTGGTATTGGCCATGTTATCAAAATTCCTGACAATTACGGAGAGGAAGTCGGtatcgaattgaaaaataacgCAGGCGCTCCTACGGAGTGCATCAGTAATTTTGTCGTCGATTTCATTTGGAAAAGCACGAGCTTCGATCGGTTGGTACATCTTAAAATTATAACTTTAAATAACCGAGCAGTGGAATCcggatatatttaaaaacttttttctcttccatagGATGCAACTAGCACTACGAAAATTTGCTGTGGATGATACGTCCGTATCagcttatatatatcatagattGTTGGGTcacgaagtagaagaagttCTATTTCGTTGTCATCTTCCGAAACATTTTAGTGCTCCTAACTTGCCAGATTTAAATCGATCCCAAGTATACGCTGTGAAACACGCTGTACAACGACCTTTGTCTTTGATTCAAGGTCCGCCTGGTACAGGAAAAACTGTAACTAGCGCCACAATAGTTTATCAGCTAGTAAAACAAAACGGAGGTCCAGTTCTCGTTTGTGCACCTTCTAACACCGCAGTCGATCAACTTACTGAGAAGGTACATAAATCCAACTTAAAGGTCGTACGTCTTTGTGCAAAATCACGAGAGGCGATCGATTCGCCCGTGAGTTTTCTTGCATTGcacaatcaaataaaaaatatggaaacaAATACAGAATTGCAAAAGCTTCAACAATTGAAAGACGAAACGGGAGAATTATCGAGCGTAGATGAAAAACGTTACAGGCTTTTAAAGAAAGCTGCCGAAAAGGAATTGTTAGAGGCGGCTGACGTAATATGTTGCACTTGCGTTGGCGCGGGTGATCCGAGACTGCACAGACTAAAATTTCACTCTATACTTATAGACGAGAGTATGCAAGCGACGGAACCAGAATGTATGGTACCTGTCGTCCTCGGTGCTAAGCAATTAATTCTCGTCGGAGATCATTGTCAATTAGGACCTGTCGTTATGTGTAAAAAGGCAGCGAGAGCTGGGCTTTCCCAATCGCTGTTTGAAAGATTGGTCGTTCTTGGCATCAGACCTTTCCGTTTGGAGGTGCAATATCGCATGCATCCAGATTTGTCTCGTTTCCCGTCCAACTTCTTTTACGAAGGTTCCCTTCAAAATGGAGTATGTgccgacgaaagaaaattattaaagatagaTTTTCCTTGGCCTGCTCCTGACAAACCCATGTTCTTCTACGTGACTCAAGGTCAAGAAGAAATCGCTGGTAGCGGTACGTCTTACTTGAACCGTACAGAAGCATCTAACGTAGAAAAGATAACAACAAGATTTTTACGTTGTGGCGTAAAACCAGAACAAATCGGTGTGATAACACCTTACGAAGGGCAAAGGGCATACTTGGTGCAATACATGCAATATCAAGGTTCGCTGCATTCTAAACTATATCAAGAAATAGAAGTCGCAAGCGTCGATGCTTTTCAAGGGCGCGAAaaggatataataataatgtcttGCGTAAGATCGAACGAACATCAGGGTATAGGGTTTTTAAACGATCCTAGAAGATTAAACGTTGCGTTGACTCGTGCAAAATACGGAATCATTATCGTAGGAAATCCAAAGGTGCTTTCGAAGCAACCACTTTGGAATCATTTGCTGAGCTTTTACAAGGAACAAAAAGTCCTTGTAGAGGGCCCGTTGAACAATTTGAAAGAATCTATGATACAGTTTGCTAAACCGAAAAAGCTTGTTAATGCTGCGAATCCAGGCTCGCACTTTATGACGACATCCATGTACGATGCCAGAGAAGTTTTGATTCCTGGCTCGGTATACGATCGTTCGGGTACTCAAGTTAACGGCACTCAAAATCACAATCCGTATTATCAGAGAAACGTGCCTCTGGATATTTTCAGTAGAACCCACGACACCATAAGTTACATAAGTCCTGAAAGAGCTCAAGCTGCTATGAATAACGTACCGGTACCAGTGGGTATGTTTATGAACATGGCCCACGTACCTCCGCGTTTCTACAATCAGCATCAACAGGCTTTACAAGCAAGACAGAATCAACGAAACAGACGTGGCACGGCCGCATCTAAAAACAAATCTGGCGCGCGTATGGGTAAGCTAAGTCAAACCGAACAAAATACACAACCTTATAGCCAACCAGGTTTACCGTTGACTCAAGGCACGACTCAAGGTATGTCGCAACCGGGATTCAGTCTTTCTCAGCCTGGTTTAAGCCAGGCAGAACTTTCTCAGGATTCTTTCGCGGTAGGGGAATTTCAATCACAAATGGACGGCTTGCTGTCCCAAGATTCGACTTATCAAGGTGATAGAAGTGGTTTTTATCAATCTGGTCAGTCACAAGCCGGGGGACAATTCTCCCAGCCATACTGAGCCAAGACCATACGGCTGAGCAACGCAATTGCCATGCAGCGTCGCGGGAGCGACTGAAGGCTCGTTTGACCAATTCTTCTTCGACCAACAACTCAAATCACTAACTGCGCAAAACGGTAAAACGGCTCGGCGATCGAGTATGGTATATGCATGGAGTCGTCGGCGTAAAAGTGGATTTAAGGGAGGAAGTctgtcgccgtcgtcgtcgtcgtcttcgtcttcgtcgtcgtcgtcgtcgtcgtcgtcgtcgtcgtcgtcgtcgtcttcgtcgtcgtcgtcgtcgtcgtcgtcgtcgccgtcgccgtcgccgtcgccgtcgttaACGATTACTCGTCGAATGATGGAAATGAATAATAACCGCTGGTTATAATAGTGCGacaaagaaacagaaaacatCTAAAACTGGGAGACGACAACGAATATTACCAATCACCGTGACACGCGTTTACCGTGAACGGACCGTTTTATCGCGGGGATCGAGTGACGCTAGGATtaaaaagtcaaaaaaaaataaataaataaaaaaagtaataaaaaaaatgataaaaataaaaacaggaGAAAAAATGGGACGTGTAAAGCTTCATGACTTGACCAAATTCGAAAAGTGTGCCAATATAAGTTAACAACGTTATAAATAACGATGAATATCTCTGAAGAAAACGATACTGCTAACATCTTCAAGTATTTCGAATCgtatggaaaaaggaaaaaaaaaaaagagaagaaaaaaagaaaaaaataataataaattatcatcaCGAAAGAACCACAGCAACCGGCGAAGCTAACGATCCTGCAAGTAATAACGTTGTAGTATATTCAGTTCCTTCAATTTTCATATTGATATATGGGCACGTATACAGAAAACAAACAcgcatatacaaatatacctGCATAGAGTAGACGTACAGACAATAGTCAAGAGACCAAGGTAAAAGAAAGCAAATCAGTTATTACATCGAGTATACGCAAGATGCTTGTAGAATTATTTCCAACGAGAGATACGAAGTTACGATTTATCTGGCTTTACTGGTGAGCTGTGAACGAGATTTGGGATTTGTCAAAGAACGATTATCATTACTGAAGAATATATGGCACGTAACGACTACCACCAAATTGTCTTGATATCTGGATCGGCTAGAATCGCTGATTTAA
The window above is part of the Vespula pensylvanica isolate Volc-1 chromosome 16, ASM1446617v1, whole genome shotgun sequence genome. Proteins encoded here:
- the LOC122634788 gene encoding regulator of nonsense transcripts 1, whose translation is MSVDAYGPSSQTLTFLDTEEADLIGADTQGSEFDFTDFTLPSPSQTQASQHDAAQSQPSQPIQVNGTSGSSSLDLKISGAAQSLAELQFEEEEEEAYYNRDLPEHACKYCGIHEASCVVMCNVCRKWFCNGRGNTSGSHIINHLVRAKHKEVTLHRDGPLGETVLECYSCAVRNVFVLGFIPAKADSVVVLLCRQPCAAQSSLKDMNWDQEQWKPLIEDRSFLAWLVKIPSEQEQLRARQISAQQINKLEELWRDNVDATFQDLEKPGVDEEPQQVLLRYEDGYQYQNIFGPLVKLEADYDKRLKESQTQENIEVRWDVGLNKKTIAYFMLAKTDGDMKLMHGDELRLRYLGELHKPWSGIGHVIKIPDNYGEEVGIELKNNAGAPTECISNFVVDFIWKSTSFDRMQLALRKFAVDDTSVSAYIYHRLLGHEVEEVLFRCHLPKHFSAPNLPDLNRSQVYAVKHAVQRPLSLIQGPPGTGKTVTSATIVYQLVKQNGGPVLVCAPSNTAVDQLTEKVHKSNLKVVRLCAKSREAIDSPVSFLALHNQIKNMETNTELQKLQQLKDETGELSSVDEKRYRLLKKAAEKELLEAADVICCTCVGAGDPRLHRLKFHSILIDESMQATEPECMVPVVLGAKQLILVGDHCQLGPVVMCKKAARAGLSQSLFERLVVLGIRPFRLEVQYRMHPDLSRFPSNFFYEGSLQNGVCADERKLLKIDFPWPAPDKPMFFYVTQGQEEIAGSGTSYLNRTEASNVEKITTRFLRCGVKPEQIGVITPYEGQRAYLVQYMQYQGSLHSKLYQEIEVASVDAFQGREKDIIIMSCVRSNEHQGIGFLNDPRRLNVALTRAKYGIIIVGNPKVLSKQPLWNHLLSFYKEQKVLVEGPLNNLKESMIQFAKPKKLVNAANPGSHFMTTSMYDAREVLIPGSVYDRSGTQVNGTQNHNPYYQRNVPLDIFSRTHDTISYISPERAQAAMNNVPVPVGMFMNMAHVPPRFYNQHQQALQARQNQRNRRGTAASKNKSGARMGKLSQTEQNTQPYSQPGLPLTQGTTQGMSQPGFSLSQPGLSQAELSQDSFAVGEFQSQMDGLLSQDSTYQGDRSGFYQSGQSQAGGQFSQPY